A segment of the Cyanobacteria bacterium FACHB-DQ100 genome:
TGCATCGTAAGACCTTGTGCTACTCGAAGTCAGTGGAGATGCTCAGTCATTCGATTCGCTTGTTACTGCACTACCTCAAATTTCGAGATGTGCCCATTCCAGTCTAATTCATCTTCTCATTCAGCAATGCCGTAATTTTGCAATCAGTGTGTCTGCTCTAGGTTTTTTCTCTAAAAGCAGCAGGCTAAAATGTAGTCAACTGACGTTAGATTACAACTCCTTTGGAACCAGTAGGATATCAAATCGTTCATTCGATCGCTGGACGTATTCGCATTCGAGTGCCCTGGATCGAATCCGATCCACAAGCAAGCAGCGATTATCAACGCTTAATTGAAGAATTGAGCGGAGTTAAAACAGTGCGAATTAGTCCACTAGCGCAGTCGATCATTGTGGAATATAACGCTAGGGCGATCAGTATTTCTAAAATGGCAGAGTTAATGATTGCCTTGATGCAACAAGTGAAGCTAACTCCTCCTGCTGATGCCTCAACTGTTGAGCAGGAGCCGTCTTCTGAATCTGCTACCCCCGAATCTTACGAAGTCAGTGATCCAGAGCCAACCCCTGAAGGCTCAGTCCCACCAGAATCCACCACAAACCACTCGACCCTAAAGCAACCTTTTGTAGATGTAGATATAGAGCAAAGTTCTGCACCACTGCCCTCTGAACCAAAACCAACCTTCATTCCTGAGATTCCTTCACCGTGGGATGAAGACATTTCAGGATAAAGTGCGACATCAACGCCAGAAGAACCAGAACCGACGATCAACACACCTACACCTGCTCCAAGTTGTTCGACTGCCTCACTTGCTAAACGCTTAAAGTTGACTTCGCAAGCCATCACCCGTCGGTGCACCAAATCAGATTTTGCACAAACCAAATTTTGTAGAATGGACACAGGTACAAGACCCAGAAGGGATTGCATGGCACTATGACGAACACGGTCGCTCATTTCGTCCAGTCGCATCTACACCCTCACAAATCGAATAGCGAAGTTTTAAGCAGACC
Coding sequences within it:
- a CDS encoding IS1 family transposase codes for the protein HRKTLCYSKSVEMLSHSIRLLLHYLKFRDVPIPV